One Aegilops tauschii subsp. strangulata cultivar AL8/78 chromosome 7, Aet v6.0, whole genome shotgun sequence genomic window carries:
- the LOC141027456 gene encoding F-box protein CPR1-like, whose product MRIASSFPSSFAKSERPPMAPTPRCPVLPDEIMEDEIFARLPAKSVLACRCLSRAWAAALSSEDFTDWYHAIHGGRPKIFRLQDSSDGDEEEDDVPIAVTGACFPRLITVFWDDEDPLDRPTHPSLASTQCRGLVILEHVPTGIHFLCNPSTGQKRAIPEGRTTGCRLPLDVMQRYASLGLGYDARARRHKVVRVYYRGRDGEGRPASVGCEVYVVNDRDGSTESWRPIAARPEGWVKQIKPSVFAQGHVYWSGHRTLGDRFEEIGTIIICFSVCEETFATVPAPPGIQLVEVLRKWRFLTELAGRLCLFSGHEHQYDVWLLRGHGPGTVWDLHCRIEAGTASPAVNRVMRGRYDSYQNNMIPLALMDNGRSILLTQTDWPKDIWAYTPSSGDIEKLIDLESLVHRNNWLLEVAVYEESTARLGRQPRGDIVVLASSLSTQAMSLVLRLLSERTLRRLMCVCRSWQNMIASELWCSEYTHAR is encoded by the coding sequence ATGCGCATCGCGTCCTCCTTTCCAAGCAGTTTCGCAAAATCAGAACGGCCGCCAATGGCTCCGACGCCCCGATGCCCGGTCCTCCCCGACGAGATCATGGAGGACGAGATCTTCGCGCGGCTGCCGGCCAAGTCGGTGCTCGCGTGCCGCTGCCTCTCCCGCGCCTGGGCCGCAGCGCTCTCCTCAGAGGACTTCACCGACTGGTACCACGCCATCCACGGCGGGCGCCCCAAGATCTTCCGCCTGCAGGACTCCTccgacggcgacgaggaggaggacgacgttcCGATCGCCGTCACGGGCGCCTGCTTCCCACGCTTAATCACGGTGTTCTGGGACGACGAGGACCCCTTGGACCGCCCCACGCACCCGAGCCTCGCCTCGACGCAGTGCCGCGGCCTCGTCATCCTCGAGCATGTCCCCACGGGGATCCACTTCCTCTGCAACCCATCCACCGGCCAGAAGAGGGCGATACCGGAGGGCCGGACCACGGGCTGCCGGCTTCCCCTTGACGTGATGCAGAGGTACGCGAGCCTAGGGCTCGGCTACGACGCGCGCGCCAGGAGGCACAAGGTTGTGCGCGTCTACTACCGCGGCCGCGACGGCGAGGGCCGCCCCGCGTCCGTCGGCTGCGAGGTTTACGTGGTAAACGACCGCGACGGCTCCACGGAATCTTGGCGCCCGATCGCCGCAAGGCCGGAGGGTTGGGTGAAACAGATCAAACCGAGCGTCTTTGCCCAAGGGCACGTCTACTGGTCAGGCCACCGGACCCTCGGCGACCGATTCGAAGAGATAGGGACGATCATCATCTGTTTCTCCGTCTGCGAAGAGACCTTTGCGACCGTGCCGGCACCGCCGGGCATCCAGCTGGTTGAGGTTCTGCGCAAGTGGCGGTTTCTGACGGAGCTCGCCGGGAGACTGTGCCTTTTCTCCGGCCATGAGCATCAGTACGATGTCTGGCTACTGCGTGGACACGGGCCAGGCACCGTGTGGGATCTACATTGCCGAATCGAGGCAGGCACGGCGTCACCGGCGGTCAACAGGGTCATGAGAGGTAGGTACGACAGTTACCAAAACAACATGATCCCACTGGCCCTTATGGACAATGGCCGGAGCATCCTCCTAACGCAAACTGACTGGCCAAAGGACATTTGGGCATACACCCCGTCGAGCGGCGACATTGAGAAGCTCATCGACTTGGAGAGCTTGGTCCATCGAAATAACTGGCTCTTGGAGGTTGCGGTGTACGAGGAAAGCACTGCGCGTCTCGGGAGGCAGCCACGCGGGGACATAGTAGTCTTGGCCTCATCGCTATCTACGCAGGCCATGTCGCTGGTGCTACGACTGTTATCGGAACGCACGCTCAGAAGGCTTATGTGCGTCTGCCGGAGCTGGCAGAACATGATCGCAAGTGAACTTTGGTGCTCTGAGTACACGCATGCACGGTGA